In Oncorhynchus gorbuscha isolate QuinsamMale2020 ecotype Even-year linkage group LG03, OgorEven_v1.0, whole genome shotgun sequence, the DNA window gataccatccgagtaggggcagtgtgggaagtgttggatgagagcgagagggaaaaggatacaaggtagtggtcggagacttggaggggagttgcaatgaggttagtggaagaacagcatctagtaaagatgaggtcggcgtattgcctgccttgtgagtagggggaaggtgagagggtgaggtcaaaagaggagaggagtggaaagaaggaggcagagaggaatgagtcaaaggtagacgtggggaggttaaagtcgcccagaactgtgagaggtgagccgtcctcaggaaaggagcttatcaaggcatcaagctcattgatgaactctccgaggggacctggagggcgataaatgataaggatgttaagcttgaaagggctggtaactgtgacagcatgaaattcaaaggaggcgatagacagatgggtaaggggagaaagagagaatgaccacatgggagagataaggatccctatgccaccaccccgctgaccagaagctctcggggtgtgcgagaacacgtgggcggacgaagagagagcagtaggagtagcagtgttatctgtggtgatccatgtttccgtcagtgccaagaagtcgagggactggagggaggcataggctgagatgaactctgccttgttggctgcagatcggcagttccagaggctaccggagacctggaactccacgtgggtcgtgcgcgctgggaccaccagattagggtggcagcggccacgcggtgtggagcgtttgtatggtctgtgcagagaggagagaacagggatagacagacacatagttgacaggctacagaagaggctacgctaatgcaaggagattggaatgacaagtggactacacgtctcgaatgttcagaaagttaagcttacgtagcaagaatcttattgactaaaattattaaaaatgatacagtactgctgaagtaggctagctggcagtggctgcgttgttgactttgtaggctagctgacagtggctgcgttgttgacactacactaatcaagtcgttccgttgagtgtagtagtttctacagtgctgctattcgggggctagctggctagctagcagtgttgattacgttacgttgcgttaaaagaacgacaatagctggctagctaacctagaaaatcgctctagactacacaattatctttgatacacagacggctatgtagctagctatgtagctagctacgatcaaacaaatcaaaccgttgtgctgtaatgaaatgaaatgaaaaatgtgatactacctgtggagcgaagcggaatgcgaccgggttgttgagtgcggaagttctattcagtagacgttggctagctgttggctagctagcagtgtctcctacgttaaggacgacaaatagctggctagctaacctcggtaaattaagataatcactctaagactacacgctctaaactacacaattatcttggatacgaagacagcaaagacaactatgtagctagctaacactacactaatcaagtcgttcagttgagtgtaatagtttctacagtgctgctattcggtagacggtggacgtttgctagctggctagctgctgggcagatagcagtgtagactacgttaggacgacgaaatacgaagttgcaatagaagtgctgactgtttcactttgttgtcctctttcttttcctttttcttctgtccttcttttgtccttattttgtcttcctttcttctgttaactagatattttttgttgttattctttgtaagctagctttTCGACATGAATCAAGATATTCAAATGTTTGTTGGCTTTTGACTTCTTCTCTGTCATTTCTCCTTGCAATCTAACCCTTTCTCGGTCTAATCGATAGGTCCTATGTATCATAATCACATGTCCCATATATgtttaaaaataataacaatGTTTTTGTGTAAGAATTCTAAGCCTAAAACAGAGATGTAACCCCATCTGTTTAACTGACAAGAGGCAGGCCCACATGATAACCTGGCACCTCACTGGTATGAGTCAGTGTTGTTTTGTCTATATCATTATGAACTAAGACCATGATACCTATCCTCCTGACAGGACTTCCTGAAGTCTGGGGAGTCCACTGAGCGGAGGTGTGACACTGCTGAGTCTCTGAGGACCAGAGGCTGTGAGCAGACAGACATCATCAACCCCCAATCAGAACTGGTCTTCCTAAAGAACAATGAGCTCAGCAGCGACCCAGACAATGTGGTCCAGCTTAAGCCACAAAACCTCCTCTTCAAACTCAGAGTCGGTGAGAATTATATGACTCGTACACAGCAGCTGCTCAGTATTTCTCAGTGAACAAGCAAGGACAGGTCCAAATCTGATATTCTTTGTGGTGCTTTATTGATCCTTTATTAAGGAGTGTGAAGTACTAGACATAACAGTACTAGTCTCCTATTGATGCATGCTTTGCCATACCTGTACTAACTGACCCGTCTGGTTTCAGGAGTCCCTCAGACCTTCAGTGTGTCATTCAAGAGAGCCGAGGGCTACCCCATAGACCTGTACTACCTAATGGACCTGTCCTTCTCCATGAGGGACGACCTGGACACCATCAAGAATCTGGGCCAGGAAATCCTCTCTACTCTAAAAAACGTCACCAATAAGGTCCGCATAGGTGAGTGCTGAGGAGACAGACTTTTGCAGAAGTAAGGATTTCAAGTTAGGATTTAATCAACTGTGTGTAGTCATCTGACTATGCCACCTATCCTCATTTTGTCCACCTCTATCACTCGCCTCTCTCCCTATCAGGCTTTGGCTCGTTTGTGGACAAGGTGGCTCTGCCGTATGTCAGCCAGGTTAAGGACAAGAAGAACAACCCCTGTCCCAGCCGCCTGTACACCTGTCAACCTGCCTTCAGCTTCCAGAACATTCTGGGACTAACCCAGGACGTGGCCGAGTTCAAGACCAGGGTCAGCAACCAGATCATCTCTGGAAACCTGGACTCCCCCGAGTCTGGCTTTGACGCCATCATGCAGGCAGCTGTCTGCCAGGTAGGACTGTCATACATGACCAAACACAGTTACCTCTGTATAGAGGCTAGGATGTCTACAACCAatgtggtctcagagcatttagtAGTAAATCCCGAGACattccattttgtatgatatgttacaaattgcaattcaTACGATATCTTACGAATTTGAAAAATGTACGATATGCTATGAATTTTCAAAACGTAtcatatgttacaaattccattttgttgtggctaatgttagctaggggtggctagctaggtggctaacgttagctaggttggGGGTTAAGTAACCTTCCATCTTACGAAACCATACCAAACGTTACATATCATATTAATGTGAATGCctcagatttacatttactatgtaaCGTTTGGTCGAGGAGACCAGTCTGCTACAACGTATGTCTACATTGTCCatttctatttctctccctttctctccctttctctccctttctctccctccctccctccctccctccctccctccctccctccctccctccctccctccctccagggtGTGATTGGTTGGAACAATGTCACTCGGATCCTGGTTTACACGTCAGATGACACCTTCCACATTGCCGGGGACGGCAGGCTGGCTGGGATATTCGAACCTAATGATGGGAAGTGTCATCTCAATGGCAGCGGCTTCTACGATGGCATTAAATATGTGAGTTATCAACAGAGGGGTGGAATGATCAACACTTAGAAGAAGTGAGCTTGTTTCAGTGACATTTGTTGTGGAAGAGCTGGGCAACTACAACGCCTTTCTGTGGTTATTTAATCCACTTCCTATGTGTCTAAGGACTACCCATCGGTTGGCCAGCTCGCCAGGGTCCTGGCAGCCAATAACATCCAGCTCATCTTTGCTGTCACCGAGGACAGTGTTGCTGCCTACAAGGTCAGGACTGATAGGAGAGATAGTTTGTTAAAGCAAATTCCAAAAGTTCACAAAATGTTTAACCTCTGTATTTCTACCTTCACCCCGTCTCTCCCTATTGTGCCCATAtctaaacaaacacacatatacacacacacttctctagGCATTGAGTAAGCTAATCCCTCAGTCAGTGCTGGGAGTCCTGAAGAACGACTCCAGCAACGTGGTCCAGCTCATCTTAGAGGCCTACAGTGTGAGTATCTCAACGGTCTCAAGCCTAGAACACAGTTGACAATAATTAGTgccaagctactgcaaaattgTGAAATACTTCAATGGCAAAAGGCTGCAATGACCAATAAAATGCATATTCAAAAGAGGACATAAAATCATGTCTGTGGTTATGGCCACGACTCACACAGCAGACTAAAATAGTAGAACCAGCTCCCATATGTATTTTCACTAGAATCCCTGGCCTCGTGGTTAGCTAGTGAAGGATATAGTATGTGCTATGCTCTCACAAGTAGAAAAATATACTGGCAAATTATGTGTCAATCTTCCTAGTGGTAAAGTTAAGGTTTCATACATGATAGACCTACATTTCTCTAGGAATTTAAGACATTTAGGCCTAGAGAAATATAAAACACTTTTGAAATGTATTACTTACAAACAAACGTATCACTGTGGCTTTGCAATGAAATTCCATTTATTGGACACATAGACAAAAATATAAAATCATCAACTCTCCTGTCTATAGTGATGCATATCTGTTCACAGAACCTGTCCTCCACTATCTTATTGGAGCACCATGGAGCCCCCTTAGGTCTGGACGTGACCTACAGATCCCACTGCACCCCTGCAGAAGGGGACAACACCCCGTGGCAGAGGAGGGGCGAGTGCATGAACGTCAAGCTCAACCAGCAGGTCTGGCACAAAGCAGGGGTGGAGGGCAAAAACAAGATGTGAACAAGGAAAGCAAGGCTCATGTCTTTAATGGATTTAGTCACGTAATATATGTAGTTATGTAATAGTTGCTCACTTGAAATCAATGGCAGAAAACAACAAAACCAGCATACACTGGGTTTATTTAATGGTATACTGTATAGGACTTGTGTTACAGACCAATTTATTGTGTATTATCCTCTCCATTGCACCCAGGTTGACTTCACAGTGAGTCTGAATATTTCAATGTCTGAAGGAGAATGTCTGAAGGAGAAGAAGCAGTTTGTCCTCAAACTGCAGGGCATCAGTGAGACCCTGAAGGTCTCCGTGGAAACCCTGTGTGACTGTGACTGCCATGACAGAGAACAGCAGTCCACACACTGCAATGAAAAGGGAACGCTCAACTGCGGAATCTGCAGGCAAGTCCTCAAATTATGACGAGAACTCACAGCACCTCCTGGTTGGTGAGATTAGAGAACTGTGCTTACAAATTGCACACAGTAAGGGAAACAGCTGCAGACTGCAGTTTGACTGTTACCACATAGCAGTAAACAAGTTTCTATAGTTAAAGAAATGTATCAAATATAAAAGTTCTCAGAATCAAAACTTGAGGGGATTCAAGTGAATAGTTTCCCATTGTTACAGTGATTAAAGTGTTTTTGAGGTACTGATGAGTAGGGCTAGAAGTCTTCCCTGATTACGTGACCTGACCAGAAACTCCTAGCCCAAATTAAGTCCCAGAATGTCCCGTTTTTTGTTGTTTCACCCAATTTTTTTCATTGTTTTTGTAAAATGCTGTGCACTTTAGCTGTGACGAGGACCACCTGGGTCAAAGGTGTGAGTGTGAGCAGCCTAAGGACATGATCTCTGCCGACTCTATGGACACAACATGTCGCCAAGACAGCTCCCCGCTGCTATGTAGCGGGCACGGGGGCTGTGAGTGTGGCATATGTGTGTGCCAGGGCACCCACCGTGGTGATTTCTGCCAATGTGATGACAACAGCTGTGACCGCCACAACAACATGCTCTGCAGTGGTGTGTAAACTAAAACAGTTAGTTCAGGCCATGCATTTTGATTGGTTAAGAATGTGTTCCTTATAGCTACACCTTATTGGAGCCCATTTTTCAGCTGTGTTTGACAACGTTTTCCGCCTGTCTCCTGCAGGTAATGGGCAGTGTGACTGTGGAACATGTAAGTGTCATGCCAACTACACAGGCTCTGCGTGTGACTGTTCCACCCTCACCGACCAGTGCAGGACTGCTGGGAAGCTGTGCAATGGCCAGGGAACATGCCAGTGTAACCAGTGCCAGTGCAACAATGACTTCTTTGGCATGAGCTGCTCAAAGATTGCTAATGCATGTGCAAAATTCCTGTGAGTACAAGAAAATAACTGCGTTTCCAGGTTGCCAAAGTTTAGTACTTCAATTGTGACCTTACAGGAACACTTTACATTACAATAatgcagtgtctgtgtgtgtgcttgtgtgtgtgtctgtgtaccttCAGTATGTCTGTTAACCTGTCATTGTGTAACATTTCCAGGGCCTGTGTGACGTGTGAATTGGCCAATAAGGAAAGTGACGGACTAAAGAGTAACTGTAGCCGACCATGTGGCTCAGTCAAGCCCACTTGGGTTGAGGGACCCCAGGAGTTCCCTTGCAGAGAAGACACCATCTCCTACAAAGTGGAGCTGTTCCCTGATggcaacatcctggtcctctacGCAGATCTGCCCCGTGATTATCCTTTATTTTCAAGATTTTAACATGGCTATGTATCCAACTGGCTTACTGTTTTTACCATTTCTATTCTCACTGCTCATTGGAGCAATTCATAATATTGCTAGCTCTTAGGCACACCTAAAAAAGATCACTCCTATGACATCCTTCTTCTGCGTATATGGACCTATTCTGCTATAGTTGTTTGATCAAAGATGCTTTGCGTTAGACAAAAAGtcaggaccatgttctactacaAACTCTTCCTCTTCACATCCCTGGCAGGCTCTGTTGACAAGACTTATGTGATCATTGGCAGCTCGGTGTCCAGCATCATCTTCATTGGGATCGCAGTGATCCTCATCAGCTGGCTGATGCTGGAGTTCCACTACCAGAGAGAGTACGCCAGCTTCCTCAAAGCAACGGAGACTGTAGTCTGGAAAAATGTGAGAGAAAGAACAGTATACACATGACAATGAATCACCATGATATGTCAAATAGGATAGATGTCTCTGTGTTAACTGGTCGTTTCTCATAACCAAATATCTGTCCATTGTTCTCAGTCTCATAGTTTATTGTATGAATAGTGGATTTCTTTATTATTTGTGAATGTGTTTGTCCTTCTTATTGTTGttttgtcattttttttaaagcaaataATCAACTTAAGGAGTCTTTAATGAAAGATGTATAATGTTAAGTGTTGGTTGTTGATAACATGATGCTCGCTCTGTACTAAACTTATCTCTTGTTGGTCCTTTGTGTTTCAGATCGAAAATCCTTTGTTCCAGGACGCCACAACCATAGTTATAAACCCCATACACATTCAAGAGGACTGATCCAAACCCATTCAACTCTGAAGCCAACCAACACTTTACTTCAGGAAAATCTGTTACATACAGTAATAAGCGAAAGTGGGACCATATACTGATCCTAACTTCTAGAAGAGGAACTGCTTGTTCCTTTATCCACTTTAATTGGAAAAATTCAATGAGCCGATTTGTATAATAAATATACATTTGAAGGACTAAAATGATAAAATATTAGAATATTGAATCTCTCTAAAGGCTTAAGTCATataaaagttatacttaaatcggaactggttctctagcagattagtaagaatggCTCACCCCTTGTTCAAaaatggcctttttccctttgTCCAGATTATAACCTCTCAGTTTCGGTTATTTTAAAATTAAAACCTCTCCAAAATATCCCTATTTTtgaaacaagccatagaaagatGGTT includes these proteins:
- the LOC124031293 gene encoding integrin beta-7-like, encoding MVGFFLLGTFILYCVGQIQIQGIPQICVSQPSCSACLRSPGCAWCKHKDFLKSGESTERRCDTAESLRTRGCEQTDIINPQSELVFLKNNELSSDPDNVVQLKPQNLLFKLRVGVPQTFSVSFKRAEGYPIDLYYLMDLSFSMRDDLDTIKNLGQEILSTLKNVTNKVRIGFGSFVDKVALPYVSQVKDKKNNPCPSRLYTCQPAFSFQNILGLTQDVAEFKTRVSNQIISGNLDSPESGFDAIMQAAVCQGVIGWNNVTRILVYTSDDTFHIAGDGRLAGIFEPNDGKCHLNGSGFYDGIKYDYPSVGQLARVLAANNIQLIFAVTEDSVAAYKALSKLIPQSVLGVLKNDSSNVVQLILEAYSNLSSTILLEHHGAPLGLDVTYRSHCTPAEGDNTPWQRRGECMNVKLNQQVDFTVSLNISMSEGECLKEKKQFVLKLQGISETLKVSVETLCDCDCHDREQQSTHCNEKGTLNCGICSCDEDHLGQRCECEQPKDMISADSMDTTCRQDSSPLLCSGHGGCECGICVCQGTHRGDFCQCDDNSCDRHNNMLCSGNGQCDCGTCKCHANYTGSACDCSTLTDQCRTAGKLCNGQGTCQCNQCQCNNDFFGMSCSKIANACAKFLACVTCELANKESDGLKSNCSRPCGSVKPTWVEGPQEFPCREDTISYKVELFPDGNILVLYADLPRSVDKTYVIIGSSVSSIIFIGIAVILISWLMLEFHYQREYASFLKATETVVWKNIENPLFQDATTIVINPIHIQED